A stretch of DNA from Firmicutes bacterium CAG:345:
ATATTTTTTTCAAAATAATCATGATTTATTTTTAAAACTTCTTGTCTATTATCAGCTGTTTCTATGTTAAGTTTATTATTTGAACATCCAGTTAAAAATAAAATAATTGGTAAAATAAGTAACTTTTTTTTCATTGCTATTATTATAAATAAAACTATAAAAAAAGCAACCGAATTTATATTACAGTAAATAGATAAAATATTATATGCAGTTTATTCCTTCCCAAGATTTGATTCGACCCTCATTAACTAAAATATGACAAATACCTTTCTTTTCTTTGACAGTAATTAATCCTCTGATATTAAAAAGTATTGTACTATTAAGATTAGCTTTGGTTGCTATTTCCAAAACATTTTTTAATCTTTGATAACTATCATCTAAAGATAAGTCGACATAATACTGGTGTAAATCCACTATATCGTCATGTTTATGCAAGTTATAATGATACTATAAGTTTGAATAAAGGTAATCCTTCAAAATTAGCATATGATTTATTATTAAGAAATATTGGTACAATTACATTAAGATTTAAATTTGATGAATTGAATGATGCTGATTCTAAAAGAGTAATCTTATATTCTGGTGATGAAAAAAGCCAAAAATTTAAAATATATTTAGATTCAAAGAATAATCTATATTTAGAAGAAAGCAATAGCGTTCCATATAAAATTGCTACTATTTCACCAGAAGTATGGCATTTCTTATCATTAAGATATAGTGGTTCTAATGTTATAGTAAATATTGATAAAATAGCATATAGCTTATCATTAACGAATATTAATTTAAATAATATTTATACATATATTGGCTGCTCTATTAATTCATCTTTAAAACCGATAGAACATTTAAATGGCTGTATTGAAATGCTTGCATTTAAAGACAGTTTTGCAACCGATGATGAGATTAAAAATATCAGAGATAATGGAGAATCATTTTCTGTTAGAACTTATTACGATGAAATTGGCAGAACATCAATTAAGAAAATTCATTCTAAAGATAATACGCTAAGTAAGAAAATTACTTATGCAAAGAAAAATGGATTGACTTCAACAAAGATTTCATCAGAAGAATCTTATTCAGAGGAAATAATTAGATATGAATATGATGAGGTTGGAAATATCCAAAATATAGAAATAGAAGATAGCAAAGGGAATATTGATAATAGAGACTATATTTATGATGGATTATCCAGATTAAAAACTTCAAATATTAATGGAAAAATTAATACTTATGAATATGATTCAAATAACAATATAAAAAAGAAAAATAGCATTGAATTATTATTAGGATATTCTGAAAACAAAATATATAATTTTGATTTTACAAATTATAATCCATATGATAAAGCTAATCATGAAAAATTTTATAGATGCAAATTTTATGGCGATTCATATTATTTAGGAAACAATGAACTTTACGTTAAAATGTATCAAAAAATATGTAGAAAAATTAGAAAAAATTCTACTAAAATTAATGGTAAATATTATGGTTTCTATTGGTTGTATGGTAAATTAAAATAGTTGAAATAAGAGGCTGTTAAGGAACTAAATATTTCTTGTTGCTTC
This window harbors:
- a CDS encoding yD repeat protein (product inferred by homology to UniProt), coding for MLFPKHFLIFDNYHLKISRHNTGVNPLYRHVYASYNDTISLNKGNPSKLAYDLLLRNIGTITLRFKFDELNDADSKRVILYSGDEKSQKFKIYLDSKNNLYLEESNSVPYKIATISPEVWHFLSLRYSGSNVIVNIDKIAYSLSLTNINLNNIYTYIGCSINSSLKPIEHLNGCIEMLAFKDSFATDDEIKNIRDNGESFSVRTYYDEIGRTSIKKIHSKDNTLSKKITYAKKNGLTSTKISSEESYSEEIIRYEYDEVGNIQNIEIEDSKGNIDNRDYIYDGLSRLKTSNINGKINTYEYDSNNNIKKKNSIELLLGYSENKIYNFDFTNYNPYDKANHEKFYRCKFYGDSYYLGNNELYVKMYQKICRKIRKNSTKINGKYYGFYWLYGKLK